The nucleotide sequence ATTAATTGCTTATTTTTGATAAATACCGATGGTTTAGACTGTTTTTTGTGCAGCATTATGTTTTTATGTTGCTTAGGTGGGCACTTCGTTTGACTGACAGAAAATATGCGTTTTCTTATGATCGTGTTAAAATCTGATTATAGAGATAACTTAACCTATTATTTTTTGGTTATAGTGTTTAGGTAATAGAGTCGAATGCCCAAAATATCCCGCAGTGTGTTAGTGCGTTTCAGTGCGATGCAGATGTATGAAATAGTGAATGATGTAGAATCTTACAAAGAGTTTTTACCGGGCTGTGTGGGAGGGAAAGTGTTGGAGTTTGATGGGAAAACCATGCTTGCATCTGTTGATGTATCTAAGGCTGGAATTAGTAAAACTTTTACCACCAGAAATCATATTGTTCCAGGTAAGAGTATTCAACTCGCGCTTGAAAATGGCCCTTTTAAACATTTAGTGGGTGAGTGGCGCTTTACGGAGTTAACTGAAGATGCCTGTAAAATTGAGTTTGAATTGAATTTTGAGTTTTCCAGCACTTTAGTCGATATGGCTTTTGGCAAAATATTTAACGATCTTATGAGCTCTATGGTGACGGCGTTCACCGGAAGAGCAAAAGTTATCTATAGATAATATGAGCGGAGAGTTATGTCTTTCGAGCTCCAAAGGTCTTTAAGAGAATTAAAATGAACATAGAGCAAGAGAATTTTGCCGTTGAGGTTATTTATGCTTTACCGACTCAGCAAAAACGTATTCAAGTCAAAGTTGCACCGGGTACGAGCTGTATCGAAGCCGTAAAACAGAGTGAGATTATCAACTTTTTTCCAGATATTGATCTAGACAGTGTAAAACTTGGGATCTTTAGTCGGTTGGTTAAGCATGATGAGATTTTAGTTCCTGGACAAAGGGTCGAAATATACCGTCCATTAATTGCGGATCCTAAAGATGTGCGCCGTAAACGAGCGGAAAAAGCCAAGGATGAGGGGCGAATTAATAAGATCACAGGTGCAAAGATATAAGCTATTATCTTCTCGTCAATAGAAATAAAAAAGGGGCTAACGCATTTGCGTTAGCCCCTTTTTTATTCAAATATCAATTAAGTTGTTATTCAAATTTTTTACTTGCCTGAGCTTCTGGATCATTTTCTTCAACTAAAGGTTTAGCATCAGGACGCTGCTCTGGAATTAAGGGAATGGCTTGATCCACCTCACCAACATGTGTTGCATCGGGTAGACGGCTTTGATCGAGAGGTGTATTAAACTCCTCTGATAAATCATAGTCCCCAACGACTTTTGTTAGTTGCTCATCTTTAAAATGGATAATCAGCTCTTTATGCGTAATGCTGGCATCGCGACCACTTTTGTAATGGTACACATAGTACCAAGTGTCATCGGCAAAGCTGTCACGTAGGACGGGGCGACCAAGAATATATTCAACCTGCTCTTTGGTCATTTCAACCCGTAGCTTCTCTACCTGTTGAGTTTCCATATAGTTACCCTGAGGAATATCGGGTTTATATATTAACCAGTCAAATACGCTACAAGCACTGAGTGAAATCGAGAGCGCAGCAGCGCCCAAAAGGGTAAGACTTTGCTTTTTAATTGTCATTGAGTACGCTACTTCCTAAAAATCTGCTGGTTATCATACCCAAGCTCTCCCTATGCTGACAAGGGTTATCCTTGCTCTGGTTAACGAAAAGTAATTTGAATTGAATTAATCGGATCTCATGGGATGCCTATATTACTTTAGTTTCAAGAAATCCTATTAAGTCATAGGTATGACAACATGAGACTTTCTTTGTTCCTTAAGCTCTTTTTTATAGGCTCTTGTCGCTACTCATGCCGTAGGGTTTCAGTCAAAATGATTGTTTTTAGTTCCAACGTGCATGTATGTTGCGTAACACGTTGGAATCGATATGGAGTGTGCACCGTAATATTTTGACTGTTTAAAGCATTTTTCTTGTACGAGACGAGTAACTAACATGCTATCTTGCTTTCAATAACTGCTTGCAAAGTATCATAAAAGTTATAAGAATATGATTCAGAATTGGCTATAGAGCTAAACAAATCAGTTGAGGTTTAGAGGTTGCTATGGAGTTAGGCGTTAAGGGCAGGAAAGGGAGCTTGGTCTGTGTCGGAACCGGGCTGAATTTGGCTGGTCAGATCACTGTTCTGAGTAAAAGTTATATCCAAAATGCAGATGTGGTGTTTTCATTAGTGCCTGATGGCTTTGCACAACGCTGGCTAGAAGGCCTTAATGATGATGTACGAAGTCTTCAACCTTTCTATGCACAGGGAGATGAAGTAAAGAGTCGCCGGGATACTTATGACCAGATGGTACAGGCTATTTTAGAGCAAGTTCGTGTAGGCAAGAAAGTGGTATGCGCTTTATACGGACACCCTGGTATTTTTGCCTGCGTATCACACTTTGCTATCGAGCAAGCTAGAGATGAAGGTTATAGCGCCAAGATGGAACCCGGTATATCTGCCGAAGCTTGTCTTTGGGCTGATTTAGGCATTGATCCAGGTAGTTCAGGTCATCAAAGTTTCGAAGCTAGTCAGTTTATGTTTTATAAACATATTCCAGATCCTACCACCTATTTGCTACTTTGGCAGATAGGGATAGCTGGCGAACATACCTTGGCCGAGTTCCATACCTCATCAGATTGTTTGCAAGTATTAGTTGAACAACTCAATGAGTGGTACCCGTTAGATCATGAAATCACAATTTATGAAGCGCCTAATTTGCCAATACAACAACCCAGAATAGATAAGTTAGCCCTAAAAGAGCTGCCTTTCGCTCGTCTGACAGCAATTAGCACTCTATTGATTTCACCTGCTAGCAAGCTTGAGGTGAATCATGCCATATTGGCCAAGCTTGGGATCACAGAAGCGGATTTAGGCTAGGCATGTATGCATTAAAGCTGTGATAAGTTAAGTTAGACGAATAAAGAAATCGCAATCACTAAAATGAAAAGGAAGTAATTGATGTCAAAATTAAATGATCTTTTAGAGAAGTTAAGCTCCGACGCTGATTTGAAGGCTAAGTATCTTGAAAATCCAGAGCAAGTGATGGAGCAAGCAGGTTTGAATGATGCTGAGAAGAAAGCGATGCTAGCTGGTGACGAGAAGGCTTTAAGTGATCTGACTGGTGATAAATCAGCATACCGTAAACATGTAAGAAATCCGGATTAACGTCTAAATGTAGTTTGTATTCTCATATGCTGTGTTTGAGCTTTTTGTTTTCAGTTTCATATGAGAACAATTTATATTGATAGAGTTAAAAATGTCCAATGTCGTGTTTGAAAAAAAGATTCTTACAATTCCTACCAGTTGCAAAGTTGGCGGGAAGTGTGGGAGGGTGGGAGCACAATATTGGACATTCTATGAAAATTGTAATTTGAAGCTCCTTATCCAAAAATTTCATGTGTGCAAAATCAAAGAATGTAACTTAATTTATGCCTATCTATATGTTGTATTACTAATATTTCCTGCTAATGTTTTTGCAGAGAATATTGTGCAAGAAGATAGCGATAATACCCAAGTTAATGTTGAAATACTGAACGAGTCCTTGACTACACTTGAACTTACTCGTACTCAATCTCCTGATGCTGTCTCAAAACAGTTGCTATCATTATCTCCATTATTTTCTGAAATGAATAGAGAGCAACAATATCGCTTTATTTTACTTCAAGCTCACTCATATACCTTATCTGGAGACTTTAATGAAGCTGTCAACCTCTTAACACCTCAATTGTTGAAACCTTTTGATTCTGATCTTATAAAGTATAAAACTAGAACGATGTACTTATTGGCAAATACTTATTCACACTTTAACTATTATGTTGAATCACTAAGAACGCTCCATCAATTGTTACCTCTTCTGGCTGATGTCGACGATATCGAGAGTGAGGTTTATGGCTATACCTTAGCAGTTGAGTTGTTCGGCCAAATGGACTTAAATGATGAAGCGCTTAAGTATGCGAAAAACCTTTATTCAAAGTTTGACACTATAAAGCTTCCAAGGCATCAATGTTTCACCTCTTATAGTTATGCTGAAAGTATTGATGGGGTTTATGGAAAGGATGAAGGTAAGTTATTGGAAATAAAGTCTCTTTATAGTAGTGCTTTAAATTTCTGCAAGAGTGCTAATGAAGAAATGATTATGGCGGCTTCATTGTTAGGTCAAGCTAAAATGTTATTTTTTCTGGGCCATTTTAAAGAAGCTAGACATGAGGTACTACAAGCGATTGAGTTATCAGAATCAATCCCCTATTTATTGGATGTGGCAGATGCACTGATCCTTCTATCTGAAATTGATAGAGTTGAAAATCGTGATGATCTAGCATTGGCCCATACAGAAAAAGCTTTAGAGATTGCTCTAATTGTGAATGATGAAGGCGTATTGGCGAAAGTTTATAAGTCATTATCGGAAATAAATGAAAGTTTAGGCCGAACAAGTAAGGCATTAGAGTACCTTAAGCTTTTTCAAAAGAACCATACAAAGATTTTAGGTGAAACCCAAAACAAGATCATCGCTTTTGAAACAACCAAACTTGATTACCTTGAAAAAGAGCGCCAAATTCGATACCTCAATAAAGATCGCGAGCTTTATACCGCGAAGGCTGAGTTAACTGAATCACAACGTAATAATGAACGTATGATGTTTCTGTTGATCTGTGGCAGTTTAGTGATATTAACTATGTTTGCGATTAGCATGACGTTGCAAAAGCGTAAGTACAAGCGATTGGCTCAATTTGATGTGTTAACCGGGATATATAATCGCGGAACGGGTCAAGACAGAGCAGAAAACAGATTCGTTAAAGATTCTATATCAGATACCGATTTTAGTGTGATCCTATTTGATCTGGATCATTTTAAAAATATTAATGACAATTATGGTCATGCTATGGGTGACTGGGTATTAAAGAAAGTGTGTGAGGTTGTCAGTAAAGAGTGCCGTAGTGGTGATATATTTACTCGCTTTGGGGGAGAGGAGTTTGCACTGTTTATGTCTAATACTGGCAAGGATACGGCCAAGGAAGTGGCTGAAAAGTGTAGGCTTCAAGTTCTAGCGATAGAGACCCGATACTCGGGTCATGAGTTTACGGTCAGCGCCAGTTTTGGTGTCACAACCAGTAACGCTGAGGACTTAAGCCTAGATCCTATTTTACAACGTGCTGACATCGCTATGTATCAATCTAAAAAGCAGGGAAGAGATCGAGTGACTGTTTATACTCAAGAGATGAATGATAACCGTGATAAAAACCCCTCTGAGCTAGGGCTTTCTTGATATTAAATTCACTTTTTTTGAATTTTTTAAATTTATTTTAGAAAAAAACCAAACTAATAATTCATGTTGATCGATAAACGTAAGTCGGTATATCGACTGGTGTTACTTTCGTGTTTTTACATCTTACGTAAAGGTAAAGTTTAAACGCTCGTTTTGATTGTGTTGGTGTGCTGTAGTCGTTAACTATATGAACTAGTTGTCATTATAAGCTTTACGATTAGGTTAGCTAAAAACGGAAACTAATATTGACTACCTGTTAACCGCTTCTTACTATCGTAATTAATCTATTACAGTATGAAATTTAATTACGTAATGTTTTTCGTTGTTTAATTATGGTCAAGTTGTCTGACAAATTGTATATAAACATCAAACTTTAATATAACTCTTCTCACTATATTTATTTCTCTTTTTTTTCAGTGTATTGTGACTCACTATTATTGGTAATACCAATTTCCCTCATGATGTTTATTGGGAGTAATTTTGATTTTGTAGGCTTTTTGATGCTTGCAAATAGACACATTTGTTAGTAGCTTTTGTTCAACATACAGTTTTATTGAGCTAATTTATTTACTGGCTTAGGTATACAAGTTTCAATTTGCTGAATTTCAGCAGTTGTTCCCGTGCGGTATTCCTACGTGCTGTACGGGCTTTTCTTTCCTTTCAACTGTGCTTCATTGCTACGACAATGTTTGCTTGTGTTGGCGACCTTAGCGGGTCGCTTTTTTTTACCTATACTTAGAAACTCAAATAAGCTGTTTTATTTTCCAGAGAATGATTTGAAATCAATGACTCAAAGTACAACTCATCCCAAATCGAACGGAATCGATTACTGGATTAAACGGATTAGTGATCAAGAAATGCCTGCACTATGCTCGACGGTGAAAACCTTGGAGAAGCTGGCGAAAGATGATGTCTCTTCGTTAGGGATACTCGGAAAGAGTGTGATGCACGATAATGCGCTGACTTCTCGAATACTCAGAGTCGCGAATAGTGCCACTTATAGTAAGGGGCATCATCAGATCACCACTGTCAGTCGGGCAACAGTGATGCTTGGCTTCGACAATATTCGCAGTATCTGTATTACCGCTAAACTGTTAAGCAGCTTATTAGAATCTGAGGGGTTAACCCCTTGTGTATACCAACGTTTATTGAAGTTGATGGCAAGGGCCTTTCAGGCTGCGATGCTAGCAAAAATGATGCTTAGGGATCATGAAGAGGAGTTACAGGAGGAGGTATTTATCGCCTCGCTCCTTTATCATTTAGGTGAAAGTGCTTTCTGGAGTACAGGTAGTGAGCAAGCAATAAAACTGGATGTTGCGATGTCTAAGTGCAGTGACGCTAAAGAAGAGAAAGTCATTGTTCGTGAGATCTTAGGCACCTCCTTTAACATGCTGTCTCAAGGGATCGCCAAAGCATGGGGATTGGGAGAGGTGCTACAAAAAGCCTTGAACAGTCCGGAAACAAGAACACCAGAGATCCGCAGTATTTTTCTGGCAAATCAGATCTGTGAAATTTTAACTCAGGAAAATCCATCGGCCAGCGAACTTCAGCATAGGTTACAGCAAGCTGCGACCACGTTAGAGATTGAGGTTGATGAGTTAAAGGGACGTATGATCCGTTGCAGTATGGCCACGAAAAAGCTTGCCGAAGCTTATGGTGCCAAAGTGCTGCTTAAATACCTACCTAACCCTAAAATGCTAACTAAGAACCTAGAGGCTGAAAAAGATAAGCCAACAGAACGTATGCCAAATATGACTGAACAGTTGAAAAGCTTACGTGCATTGACAGATTGTGCCGTGACTAAAGCCGATTTTAACCAAGTGATCACGATTACTTTAGAGGGCATACTATCGGGCGTAGGGGTCGATCGCTGTGGTGTGCTTCTGCTTTCGCCTAATCGTAAAAGATTACAGCCACGTGTTGTATTAGGGGAGGGGTCTGAGCAGATGAAAAATGAATTTATCATTGCGCTAGAGGGAAACAGTTGCTTATTTGGTGAAAGTATTGAGCTGAAACAAACTATGTTTATCGATGACCCAAGTTCTGCAAAATGGCAAGGTTATATGAATGATGATCTTAAGAGTAAAGTCTCAGCCACAGGTTTTATGATCTCCCCTTTAATTGTAGAGCAAAAGGTGATTGGTATGATCTATGCTGACAGGGCCAGTTCGGCGCGGCGTTTAGGCCAATCGGAATATGATAACTTCATCCACTTCTCACAACTTGCTAGTCTGTGCCTTACAGCCGCTTTAGGTCATTGATGACTTGAGTATTTAGGTTGAATTATGTGAGCTAAATTGTCTCATTTACTTTCTGATTTGATGGTTGCCGTTATCTCTTTAGCTATCTTATTCGGAATGGGGAAACTGAGATGGTATTGCGCTATCTTCCAGCCTTTATCTGTTAGAACCAAGGTGCCAGTTCCTCGGCTGATGCCGTAGGATCCACTGTCCAACAGTTCATCAAAGACAATTAACTTATCCAGTCTATCCACTTTAGTTAGCTTTCTATTTGTGAGGGTATAACTCCAGCCTTGTGTTGGGCGAGCGTATTGCTGGAATTCATCCATGGTCCAATGCTCAGTGGCATCAGTGCCGATAAAGATGGCATCGCTAAGGTAGAGAGAAAAATAGCTATCCCAGTCAGCATCACTTGCAGCTTGATGTAAGTTATCTAATACCAGTGCAGCCTCAGCTAATACCATATTTTCATCAAGTGTTTGGGTTGTGGCGGTGTTTTTCAAGGTAGTAGGACTCACAGGAGCTGTGTCAGCTAAAGCGATGTTACTTATTGCAATTGTTAGCAGAAAAGCTGCAGGGAACAGTAGTAATCGAATTATTTTGTTAGCAATACGTTTCATTAATGACCGCATTTATTATTATTGAGTGTGTTTATGACGTTAATGCCAGTTTATTGGATCTAGCTTAAAGAAATGGCTGAGTTCTGTATAGAGTTCTCTGTGCGCGTGGTAGAAATCTTGAGGGCGCTCGAAGAAAACCTCAGTGATAACAGCAAAGAATTCTGCAGGATTTGTCGCACCATAATAGCTGAAAATTGATGGTGTATTCTCTTGGGCTTGAGATTGGAGCTGTGTAAACTCTCGGGTTAATACTTCAGACCAGCTTGAGTAATCGTTTAGGGAGCTTAAAATCGGCGCGCCATTGGCTTTGCCGTCTTCTTGATCCAGTTGATGAGCAAACTCATGGATGACGACATTACTGCCATCTTGTGGATCCGCCGCATCATCTTGGGTTGTTTGCCATGATAGAACGACCTTGCCATTTTCCCAGGATTCGCCCGAGAGTAATCTCTTTTTATCCCCCACCACTCCCCCACTATGTAGTTCATGGTTCTTCACGATAAAAATCGATGGATAGACTAAAATCTGTTTTAGCTTAGGATAAAAGTCGGTATTACGATTTAGCAGTAGTAGACAGGCCTGCGCGGCGATGGTGACACGCATTTCATCATCAATAATTATCCCATCACAGCCGATAAATTCCTTTTCATCAATAAAAATTTGTATCAAGTCTTTGAGTTGTAGTTGAAGGTCTGCCGGTAAAGATCGGAAATAGGGCATTCGTTGCTTGAGAATGCCTCGCCAACTAGATGGGAAAGGATGCTTAACAACTTTTTTTCTATGCTTGGCGACTCTCCATGAGCGAGACGCTATCCAAGCAATAGATGAAAGCGCGAGTATAGTAACGATTATGATTGCGAACATATAACCTTCATATATTTTAACTGACTAATATAAATGAGATAAGGCCTGTTCAGATATAATTCAAGTTTAAAGTGTGTTATTTACTATGTTAACTGTAGACTCGATGCAGTTTTTTCCGGAAGCTTTAGCTTGATAAAGTGCCAGATCAGCTTGATGGATTAACGCTTCTGGCGTTAGCCTAATATTAGATCTTTTTGTATTGACTCCTACGCTTATGGTGATGATTTGTTGGTGTTGTGAGTCAGCATGAGGGATAGCAAGCTTTACGACCGCTTTGCGCATGAGTTCGGCAACATGATGGGCAATGCTATGATCACTCGAGGTCAGGAAGACAATAAACTCCTCCCCACCATATCGGGCAAATATCTGTCCTTGCATCTCCGGCATTCCCTTGATTATAGCGGTTATTTGTCTCAAACATTGATCACCTATAATATGACCATACCTATCATTAAACTGTTTAAAGTTATCGACATCGAACAATATGATTGAGATAAATTGGTTTGAATGGGCTGGAGAAGTTAAAGCTTGTGTCAGTTTATGGTCAAAATAACGTCGGTTGTATGTTCCGGTTAATCCATCCATTTCAGATATCGATTTAACCTGTGCAGCATAACTCCTTAATGTTTCTAATGAGGTCATCATTTGTTGTAACTCTAAATTATCGGCCTGTGGCAATGGTGTATTTTGTTTCTCATTGGCAATGGCTTGCATTGCCTGACTGGTTGCTATTACAGGTTGCATAATGCCTTTTGAAATAAAGTGCCAATTCGTTAGCCAGATAAGAAATGTATAGAGAACTCCTGCAGAAAAGATGAGGACAACAAATGCATTACTGTCTGTTTTCAATTGTTGCCCTTCAATATCAATTTGTTGTTTTATTCGTTGTACCAGTACTGATGAGAAAAGTGCTATTTGTGCAGCGGCATTGGCTTGTATCTCTAAGTGCGCGTTAGCTATTCGACTGCTATTCAATGCATCTCTGCTCGAAATAAACAAGTTGGATGGGCCGATTAAGTTAGGCTGTATTTGTGACAGCCAGTCCTGTTTTATCTCTTGGGCGATAACAGATGAACTTGGATGATGCTTTAGTGCCTGAAAATGTCGCATCGCCTCTCGCTGTAACTGATTATTGATATGATTATCTGCACTTTCATCGACCTCTGCAGCGAGTCTAAAAACTTGCATTCCCTTATGTAAGAAGTCAGATAATTGCCTATGTTGATTTAAGGATTGTTGCAGGTGTGTATATTTTTGCTGGTTAAGTTCAGTGTTGGCTTCTTGATCGAGTTTAGCTAGTTCATTGGATATGGCTCGGGAGAATCCCTTCTCTATTAAATTCATGTTGAGATGAAGGCGGCTTGCCTGTATCTCTGCTTCTTGGGCACTCTCGGTAAGTTGGGTTAAAAGTGGGATCTTATCAACCGCTAACTGTATTTTTTCTAGGTGGTCATTGAGTAATTGAATTTGCTCATTATTGCTGTCTAAACTGATCAGTGATATCAGACTTTTTTCAAGCTCGAACCATTGATGTGACAATTCATTGAGCAGTTCTATACGCTGCTTTTCAGTGTTGAAACTTGTCAGTTTAACAGTGATAAGTTGCAATTCTTGACTGTCCTTTGATAGTTCTAATACGTACATTATTCTACTGACATTCTTGTTTATCATATGGTCCAGTTTTCGCTGCAACCCTTGAGATAAAACAATCGAAGTTAACCCGATCGTTAGTGTTAGTAAGATTGTGATGTACAGCAATAACTTTAATTTTTCTTTCATGCTGCTTAAGGGCTTTTGTAGCCTCATCTTTTTACCACGGGTACTTCACCATAACGGTTTTGAATCTGCTCAATCTTGCTGACTAACTTAGCTGTTTCAGCACGGAGATCGTTATTATTTGATAATTTGAAACAGCTTTTTCTCAACTCTGGATAGATATTTCCCATGGCTGTGCTAGTAAAATGTCCCAAACTGAGGACTTCAGTTGACCAGTTCATATTTGCTTTATGACTGGCGTTAAACGCGCCTCCTATGTGGCGTAACTTTTCGGTTTGAAACTCTGCTGATGTAGCGACATCGGCCCGGCATGGGTTACCTCCCCCCAAGGCATAAGCATATTGAGCTTCAAATGATCCCATGTATTTTAACAGCCAGTAAGCAGCCTGTGGATTGAGGCTATCATAGGCTACAGCGAAGGCGTAAGCACCATTGTAAGGCTTACCACCAGGGACTTGAGCTACAGCTAATCTTGCTCCAGGAACATTTGATTCAACTTTAAAGGAGGCACTCCATAGGTTGTTATAGGCAAAAGGCCACATGGCGACATCACCATTAGCAAGCGCATTTGAGGCTTCTTTAAAAGCAAACTCTTCATTGGCTGGATAGGCATAGTGCATAAGATCTTGATAAATATTGGCGGTGCGAATAAGTACTGTGTTATCTGGTGGGAGTTTGAAAAGCGTTAACTGTTGATTTTGATTGTACTCGGGTTTCATCCAGTAGCCATTTAAGCTCCATAGGATAGAGGAAAATTCATCATTTATGTGGGGACGATTTCCGGACATTAACGCTATGCCGTAAAAGGGTTTTGCTAATATATTATCGCCTAGCGTTTCACCCTTAGTGCGTGTAAAAAAAGCGCTGACATCTTTTAATTCCTGCATGTTGGTTGGAGGAGCAAGAGGGTAACCATATTTTACTTTAAAGTTATATTTTTCTTTGGGATGGCGAAACAAATCGGCTCGGTAATGATTACCCATCACATAGTTGTTGTAAGGGATAGCGTAAATCTCTCCATGATAGGAAAGAATATTGAGTAAAGAGGGGTAATAGGGTTCAAGGTAACTGTTTATTCCTCTTTCACCGCTTGGGTCGTAGAGATTGGCCAGTTCAGATAGAGGCACGGTTAACCCTTTAGATGCCCACTCTTTTGCCCATCCTGCTTCCATAGTGAGTAGATCATATCGGCCTGAACCTTCAATTAAAGATTCAGTTTGAAGTGAATACATCTTATCGAGAGAGGTGGTGATGACATTTACCTTTATTCCGGTTTGTGCCGTAAATTGAGGTAACATTTTTTCCTTTAAATGCACAGTCCAAAAACCTGTCTCTGCGACTAAATTCAATGTTTGTTTATTTTCAATTTCGGGGATTTGGTCGAGTGAAAATTGGGCATAACTCATCGAAAAATGAAAAACAAAGAAAAAGGTAATAAATTTGTTAAATCCCTTACTCACGTGATATTACTCCGTTTTACCACTCCATGTGAGTACATTAATACTATTATGTTGCGAGCTTGTATAGGTAATATTTCGATTCTGTAGTTTAGTCATACTAAGTAGGGAGAAGCTAAGGGGTAATCAACAATAATTGTGCTTAGTTTCTTTTGACGTTCATCATTATTGAGCGAAAAATGGTGCTCGAATAAAAAGCATATTGATTATCATGGTCTTGATTGATGAGTTGTTCATTGTGTGCTTGTGGCATGATTCGAGTCTGGAGGATATTGATATTAAACTATATTTTATTATGACTAACTAAACTAAAAAGCAGTT is from Shewanella sp. MTB7 and encodes:
- a CDS encoding SRPBCC family protein translates to MPKISRSVLVRFSAMQMYEIVNDVESYKEFLPGCVGGKVLEFDGKTMLASVDVSKAGISKTFTTRNHIVPGKSIQLALENGPFKHLVGEWRFTELTEDACKIEFELNFEFSSTLVDMAFGKIFNDLMSSMVTAFTGRAKVIYR
- a CDS encoding RnfH family protein encodes the protein MNIEQENFAVEVIYALPTQQKRIQVKVAPGTSCIEAVKQSEIINFFPDIDLDSVKLGIFSRLVKHDEILVPGQRVEIYRPLIADPKDVRRKRAEKAKDEGRINKITGAKI
- a CDS encoding outer membrane protein assembly factor BamE — translated: MTIKKQSLTLLGAAALSISLSACSVFDWLIYKPDIPQGNYMETQQVEKLRVEMTKEQVEYILGRPVLRDSFADDTWYYVYHYKSGRDASITHKELIIHFKDEQLTKVVGDYDLSEEFNTPLDQSRLPDATHVGEVDQAIPLIPEQRPDAKPLVEENDPEAQASKKFE
- a CDS encoding SAM-dependent methyltransferase, whose translation is MELGVKGRKGSLVCVGTGLNLAGQITVLSKSYIQNADVVFSLVPDGFAQRWLEGLNDDVRSLQPFYAQGDEVKSRRDTYDQMVQAILEQVRVGKKVVCALYGHPGIFACVSHFAIEQARDEGYSAKMEPGISAEACLWADLGIDPGSSGHQSFEASQFMFYKHIPDPTTYLLLWQIGIAGEHTLAEFHTSSDCLQVLVEQLNEWYPLDHEITIYEAPNLPIQQPRIDKLALKELPFARLTAISTLLISPASKLEVNHAILAKLGITEADLG
- a CDS encoding tetratricopeptide repeat-containing diguanylate cyclase, which translates into the protein MQEDSDNTQVNVEILNESLTTLELTRTQSPDAVSKQLLSLSPLFSEMNREQQYRFILLQAHSYTLSGDFNEAVNLLTPQLLKPFDSDLIKYKTRTMYLLANTYSHFNYYVESLRTLHQLLPLLADVDDIESEVYGYTLAVELFGQMDLNDEALKYAKNLYSKFDTIKLPRHQCFTSYSYAESIDGVYGKDEGKLLEIKSLYSSALNFCKSANEEMIMAASLLGQAKMLFFLGHFKEARHEVLQAIELSESIPYLLDVADALILLSEIDRVENRDDLALAHTEKALEIALIVNDEGVLAKVYKSLSEINESLGRTSKALEYLKLFQKNHTKILGETQNKIIAFETTKLDYLEKERQIRYLNKDRELYTAKAELTESQRNNERMMFLLICGSLVILTMFAISMTLQKRKYKRLAQFDVLTGIYNRGTGQDRAENRFVKDSISDTDFSVILFDLDHFKNINDNYGHAMGDWVLKKVCEVVSKECRSGDIFTRFGGEEFALFMSNTGKDTAKEVAEKCRLQVLAIETRYSGHEFTVSASFGVTTSNAEDLSLDPILQRADIAMYQSKKQGRDRVTVYTQEMNDNRDKNPSELGLS
- a CDS encoding HDOD domain-containing protein → MTQSTTHPKSNGIDYWIKRISDQEMPALCSTVKTLEKLAKDDVSSLGILGKSVMHDNALTSRILRVANSATYSKGHHQITTVSRATVMLGFDNIRSICITAKLLSSLLESEGLTPCVYQRLLKLMARAFQAAMLAKMMLRDHEEELQEEVFIASLLYHLGESAFWSTGSEQAIKLDVAMSKCSDAKEEKVIVREILGTSFNMLSQGIAKAWGLGEVLQKALNSPETRTPEIRSIFLANQICEILTQENPSASELQHRLQQAATTLEIEVDELKGRMIRCSMATKKLAEAYGAKVLLKYLPNPKMLTKNLEAEKDKPTERMPNMTEQLKSLRALTDCAVTKADFNQVITITLEGILSGVGVDRCGVLLLSPNRKRLQPRVVLGEGSEQMKNEFIIALEGNSCLFGESIELKQTMFIDDPSSAKWQGYMNDDLKSKVSATGFMISPLIVEQKVIGMIYADRASSARRLGQSEYDNFIHFSQLASLCLTAALGH
- a CDS encoding nuclear transport factor 2 family protein, whose amino-acid sequence is MKRIANKIIRLLLFPAAFLLTIAISNIALADTAPVSPTTLKNTATTQTLDENMVLAEAALVLDNLHQAASDADWDSYFSLYLSDAIFIGTDATEHWTMDEFQQYARPTQGWSYTLTNRKLTKVDRLDKLIVFDELLDSGSYGISRGTGTLVLTDKGWKIAQYHLSFPIPNKIAKEITATIKSESK
- a CDS encoding zinc-dependent peptidase, encoding MFAIIIVTILALSSIAWIASRSWRVAKHRKKVVKHPFPSSWRGILKQRMPYFRSLPADLQLQLKDLIQIFIDEKEFIGCDGIIIDDEMRVTIAAQACLLLLNRNTDFYPKLKQILVYPSIFIVKNHELHSGGVVGDKKRLLSGESWENGKVVLSWQTTQDDAADPQDGSNVVIHEFAHQLDQEDGKANGAPILSSLNDYSSWSEVLTREFTQLQSQAQENTPSIFSYYGATNPAEFFAVITEVFFERPQDFYHAHRELYTELSHFFKLDPINWH
- a CDS encoding GGDEF domain-containing protein, with the translated sequence MYVLELSKDSQELQLITVKLTSFNTEKQRIELLNELSHQWFELEKSLISLISLDSNNEQIQLLNDHLEKIQLAVDKIPLLTQLTESAQEAEIQASRLHLNMNLIEKGFSRAISNELAKLDQEANTELNQQKYTHLQQSLNQHRQLSDFLHKGMQVFRLAAEVDESADNHINNQLQREAMRHFQALKHHPSSSVIAQEIKQDWLSQIQPNLIGPSNLFISSRDALNSSRIANAHLEIQANAAAQIALFSSVLVQRIKQQIDIEGQQLKTDSNAFVVLIFSAGVLYTFLIWLTNWHFISKGIMQPVIATSQAMQAIANEKQNTPLPQADNLELQQMMTSLETLRSYAAQVKSISEMDGLTGTYNRRYFDHKLTQALTSPAHSNQFISIILFDVDNFKQFNDRYGHIIGDQCLRQITAIIKGMPEMQGQIFARYGGEEFIVFLTSSDHSIAHHVAELMRKAVVKLAIPHADSQHQQIITISVGVNTKRSNIRLTPEALIHQADLALYQAKASGKNCIESTVNIVNNTL